The following proteins come from a genomic window of Alnus glutinosa chromosome 10, dhAlnGlut1.1, whole genome shotgun sequence:
- the LOC133879496 gene encoding uncharacterized protein LOC133879496, with the protein MTQSLSSDPAATQSVSADTVRWAPNDAYEQAVGRPEYAGRVRQVGPNVTPVRGTCFSYRPRSQGGPSQGTSRDWAENTRKMEEMQAELQAERARNDLLEQRLRQVEVFMSSMGASAPCLGTPSPAHVGSTSSVSSASAGNSTTVGTLSPVGRRLTQHSIVATPSPATPFLAQQSPVGDNTPGTVPPHSQGRPSDL; encoded by the exons atgacgcagagtttatccagtgatccagccgccacgcaaagcgtctccgcagacacggtgcgttgggcaccgaacgacgcttacgaacaggcggttgggaggcctgagtatgcagggagggttcggcaggttgggccgaacgtcacacctgttcgggggacatgtttctcatataggcctcggtcacaagggggaccatctcagggcacgtctcgggattgggccgaaaacactcggaagatggaagagatgcaagcggagctacaggctgagcgagcgaggaatgacctgttggagcagcgcctgcgacaggttgaggtcttcatgtcctccatgggagcatcagcaccatgtcttggtacgccttcacctgcacacgtaggtagtacgtcgtctgttagtagtgcatctgcag gtaattcgacaacggttggtacgttgtcgcctgttggacgacggctgacccagcattccattgtcgctacaccttcgcccgctacaccattccttgctcagcaatcgccggttggcgataacacgcctgggacggtacctcctcattcgcagggacgcccttcagatttgtag
- the LOC133879497 gene encoding uncharacterized protein LOC133879497 isoform X2, translating into MIDVFVVLMDQRPPHYAYRAPSPPVPPMTTPTVSTALYSAAWPHHPDGPYRPLLPGTVAVPTSDHGQSSTAGPCSSPLSELPTLSQIGFTQPGNAYRWWLREGMGSQGYAPYFPYTYSGPMTCNPDSETQDVGFPLSQTGEMQMPAMGLGQIPAQAAMPGQILGPRQMPASGASQGPGPRQMPASGASQGPGPRRMPASGASQGPRHVESQMPLSGESQMPLSGESQMPLSGESQMPLSGESQMPDVGGSQSTHEEDVAMLGTDQLAPGSPQDMDSDDDQQNPQAGGVGEEVAGDPATQHIRIEQIRLMGYNPDGTIYYEVIDDPARNWVLPRGKKVVLQYNAAIQPVGRACNRFRRAEGKMIRSGSYIHMRDEWAKVNRQIKQAMWDALMEEFYVPVSVDARRAQQEALCDIGRKHRSWKSRFKTKLRIRDGDTPEIIRARMPDNFFGNYDAEDVEFLLRDWCREQKIVCNL; encoded by the exons atgattgatgtatttgtt gtattgatggaccagagaccccctcattatgcgtatcgggcacctagcccacccgtgccccccatgaccacgcccactgtttcgacggcattgtattctgcagcgtggccacaccacccagacgggccttatagaccattgttgccgggtacggtggccgtgcccacgtcagatcacggacagagcagcacagctggaccttgcagctctccattgtcggagctgccgacattatctcagatagggttcacccaaccgggtaacgcatATCGATGGTGGCTGCGAGAAgggatggggtcacagggttatgcgccgtactttccgtatacgtatagtggacctatgacgtgtaaccctgatagtgagacgcaggatgtaggatttccactgtcacagaccggggagatgcagatgccggctatggggttgggacagataccggcacaggcggcgatgcctggccagattttggggccgagacagatgccagcatcgggggcgagtcagggcccgggcccgagacagatgccagcatcgggggcgagtcagggcccggggccgagacggatgccagcatcgggggcgagtcagggcccgaggcatgtagagagccagatgcctttatctggtgagagccagatgccactttccggtgagagtcagatgccactttccggtgagagtcagatgccactttccggtgagagtcagatgccagatgtgggggggagccagagtacccatgaggaggacgttgcgatgttgggtaccgatcagttggcccccggtagtccccaggatatggattcagatgatgatcagcagaatccacaagccggaggggttggggaggaggttgcgggcgacccagcgacccagcacatacggattgagcagattcggttgatgg ggtacaacccagacgggaccatttattatgaggtgattgacgacccagcgagaaactgggtcctcccgaggggtaagaaggttgtattgcagtacaatgctgctatacaacctgtaggacgggcctgcaatcgatttcggcgggctgagggcaagatgatcaggagtgggtcctacatacacatgcgggacgaatgggcgaaggtaaataggcagattaagcaggcaatgtgggacgcgctgatg gaggagttctatgtacctgtatcagtagacgcgcgcagggcacaacaggaggctttatgtgatattggccgtaagcaccgctcgtggaagtcgaggttcaaaaccaaactacgtattagagacggtgacacgcccgagattatccgtgcgagaatgccggacaatttttttggcaactatgacgcagaagatgtagagttcctgctgagagattggtgccgtgagcaaaaaatcgtat gcaacctctga
- the LOC133879497 gene encoding uncharacterized protein LOC133879497 isoform X1, with product MSEHTAPHMRWHAEGRTRDGVLRHPADGEAWRSFDILHPNFMAESRNVRLGLTADGFNPFGNMSTSHSTWPVMLVPYNLPPWMCMKQSSFILSLVIPGPSSPGMDIDVYLQPLIDELLELWNVGVRTFDASKKENFIMRSQLMWTINDLPAYADLSGWPNRGAKACPCCMQSTRSIRLKNGCKFCYMGHRRYLPPEHLWRLNRRTFDGTEEFASAPIVPCGYEVLQQLDGVAFGDETAGKKKKRKKRKKGAGSSDVIWKKKSIFFRLPYWKDNLLRHNLDVMHIEKNVMDNILGTILDIKGKTKDNLAARLDLQEMGLRPKLHPFTAANGKTYIPAACHTMSREDKENFLKVLRNVRVPDGYASNISRCVRLKDRTISGLKSHDSHILMQQLLPIALRKSLPDKVVRPLVEISAFFRGICSTKLSQEDMDRLQGDVCITLCKLEQIFPPGFFTSMVHLVVHLVRECRLGGPVQYRWMYPAERSLGNFKNNVRNKAAPEGCIAEGYIATELVTFCSRYLNNAPTFHNRPQRNPDGSKGAGTRVTMNRLIMHQIHRYIVFNSEEFHNLRTMHKDALRRSCTRGRITEALIEAQHHEQFCEWYRAYVDGLDDQRREELGHKLVMRCRGLKETAVKYNRYVVNGKLFRTLAHDVGRRTQNSGVCVPTVEGETYYGQLTDIFEVEYYDRTTYVLFKCNWADPTMDRGFTIDEYGLVFVNFNHLVHRGEQIQDEPYVLTSQVDQVFYVEDGRNPNWVCAVRTKPRNVYDVGQGDGSNEDGTTYHECVPLVLATADLPDTNDEFEYDRPDVDPIEAPVIQ from the exons atgtctgagcatactgcgccccatatgagatggcatgcagaaggccgcactagggatggcgtattgaggcacccggccgacggtgaggcatggagatcgttcgacattttacatccaaattttatggcagagagtagaaacgtccggcttggtttgacagcagatggatttaatccatttgggaacatgagcacatctcacagcacatggcccgtaatgcttgtgccgtacaatttgccaccttggatgtgcatgaaacagtcgtccttcatcctttccttggttatccctggaccgagctcaccaggtatggatattgatgtttaccttcagccattgattgatgagttgctggaactgtggaatgtaggggtacgaacattcgatgcttcaaagaaggaaaattttattatgcgatctcagttgatgtggacgataaacgacttgccagcgtatgcagatttatcaggttggcctaacaggggtgcgaaggcatgtccttgctgtatgcaatcgacgcgttctatacgcttaaagaacgggtgcaaattttgctatatggggcacaggagatatctgccgcctgaacatctgtggcggcttaacaggaggacatttgacggtaccGAAGAATTTGCCAGCgcaccgattgtgccatgcggatacgaggttctccaacagttggacggagttgcgtttggagatgagaccgcgggtaagaagaagaaacggaagaagcggaagaagggtgcagggagttccgatgttatatggaagaagaaaagtatatttttcagattgccgtattggaaagacaatttgcttcggcacaatcttgatgttatgcacatagagaaaaatgtcatggacaatatacttggcactattttggatataaaagggaaaacgaaggacaacttggcagctcggctggacttgcaggaaatggggttgagacctaagttgcatccgttcacggccgccaacggtaaaacgtatattcccgctgcctgtcacacaatgtctagagaggacaaagaaaattttctgaaggttcttcgaaatgttagggtcccggacggatacgcttcgaacatttcacgatgtgttcggctcaaggaccgtacaatttctggcttgaagagccatgatagccacatactgatgcaacagcttcttccaattgcactgcgtaagtcattgcctgataaagtggttagacctcttgtggagatttctgcattttttagaggcatatgctcaacaaagctatcacaagaagatatggaccgactgcagggtgacgtctgtatcactttgtgcaagctagaacagatattccctccagggttttttaccagcatggtccacttggttgtgcatcttgtgcgcgagtgtagactaggcggacccgtgcagtatagatggatgtacccggcagagag gagtctggggaatttcaaaaataatgtgcgcaataaagcagctcctgaggggtgcattgcggaggggtacatagcgaccgagctggtaacgttctgttcaaggtatctgaataacgcaccaacattccacaacagacctcagaggaatcctgatggatccaagggagcgggcacgcgtgttaccatgaaccggttgataatgcaccagattcatcgttatattgtgttcaactctgaagagtttcacaatttgcggac gatgcacaaagacgcgcttaggcgatcatgcactaggggtcgcattacggaggctcttattgaagcacaacatcatgagcagttctgcgaatggtaccgtgcatat gtcgatggcctggacgatcaacgtagggaggaattgggccacaagttggttatgcgttgtagagggctaaaggagacagcggtgaagtacaacaggtacgtggtaaatggaaaattatttcgcacgcttgctcatgatgtgggaaggaggactcagaatagcggcgtctgtgttcctaccgttgaaggcgaaacgtactacggacagttaaccgatatatttgaggtcgagtactatgacaggactacgtacgtcttatttaagtgcaattgggcagaccccacaatggacagaggattcacaatagacgagtatggcctagtgtttgtcaacttcaatcacctcgtccacaggggagaacagattcaggacgagccgtacgtgcttacatctcaggtggatcaagtattctacgtagaagatggaaggaacccaaattgggtttgtgcggttaggaccaaaccgcgcaacgtgtacgacgttggacagggggatgggagtaatgaggatggtacaacctaccatgagtgcgtaccgctcgtactagccactgctgACCTACCAGATACGAATgacgaattcgagtacgacaggcccgacgtAGATcctattgaagctcccgtgatacaatga
- the LOC133879098 gene encoding spindle and kinetochore-associated protein 1 homolog, with amino-acid sequence MPIFNNCGPTCWDMSNLVSVVHVIGFLENLMSTEKKGRGSPPLWYITANELDSLSSYIRGRLTLEKVNAAINDMATYAEANAHLITAPKKKLAENLWDKALELRDIAMTEAVKGKHFFLENDIKGPALKLDNTGKAILTVLRNLGRLSEIRIGHHRVIILLKPQ; translated from the exons ATGCCAATCTTCAATAACTGTGGGCCTACTTGCTGGGATATGTCAAATTTGGTTTCCGTGGTTCATGTGATTGGTTTCCTTGAAAATCTAATGTCTACT GAGAAAAAGGGCCGTGGCTCTCCACCACTGTGGTATATAACTGCCAATGAGCTGGATTCTCTGTCATC ATACATTAGAGGAAGGCTGACATTAGAGAAGGTCAATGCAGCTATTAATGACATGGCAACTTATGCTGAAGCAAATGCTCATCTTATTACTGCTCCAAAGAAGAAG CTGGCAGAAAATCTCTGGGACAAAGCCCTG GAGCTAAGGGATATTGCAATGACAGAAGCTGTAAAGGGAAAAcacttttttcttgaaaatgacATAAAAGGACCTGCACTGAAGCTTGACAATACTGGAAAAGCAATACTAACC GTCCTTCGTAATCTTGGCCGCTTAAGTGAGATTCGGATTGGGCATCACCGTGTGATTATTCTTTTGAAGCCTCAATGA